From Desmospora profundinema, a single genomic window includes:
- a CDS encoding alpha/beta hydrolase — MKHVFRSGVDPDAPTLLMLHGTGGNEKDLLPLARILSPDSAVLSPLGNVRENGMPRFFRRLAEGVFDEEDLLFRTKELKEFIDESAEKYELDRKQVVAVGYSNGANIAGSLLFHYPGVLCAAILHHPMVPRRGVALPDLSDVPVFIGAGRNDPICAPSETDELQRLLESAGASVHVHWEHAGHQLTRAEVEAASRWLRDTFKTV, encoded by the coding sequence GTGAAGCACGTATTTCGATCGGGCGTTGACCCGGATGCTCCTACGTTGTTGATGCTTCATGGGACCGGAGGAAATGAAAAGGACCTGCTCCCTTTGGCGCGAATCCTCTCTCCAGACTCTGCGGTCTTAAGTCCTCTTGGAAATGTGCGGGAAAACGGAATGCCGCGATTTTTCCGCCGCTTGGCAGAGGGGGTTTTCGACGAGGAGGATTTGTTGTTTCGTACAAAAGAGCTGAAGGAATTTATCGATGAATCGGCTGAGAAGTACGAATTGGATCGAAAGCAAGTGGTGGCCGTCGGATATTCCAATGGCGCCAATATCGCCGGCAGTCTTTTGTTTCATTATCCGGGTGTGCTGTGCGCAGCGATCCTGCATCACCCGATGGTCCCCAGGCGGGGAGTGGCGTTGCCGGATCTTTCCGATGTCCCCGTTTTTATCGGAGCGGGTCGAAATGACCCCATTTGTGCTCCATCGGAAACCGACGAACTTCAGCGGCTGCTGGAGTCCGCCGGTGCTTCGGTTCACGTCCATTGGGAACACGCCGGTCACCAACTGACCCGAGCCGAAGTGGAAGCAGCTTCCCGCTGGCTCCGGGATACGTTCAAGACGGTTTAA
- a CDS encoding diaminobutyrate--2-oxoglutarate transaminase, giving the protein MQPNHALGNDHYLANQERRESNARSYPRRIPIAIRKANGIHVTDVEGNVHFDCLSGAGTLALGHNHPVVVEAIQRVLADSTPLHTLDLTTPVKDEFMEELLSCLPPAFSSRAKIQFCGPSGADAVEAALKLVKTATQRRSILSFHGAYHGMTHGALGLTGNIAPKQRVAGLMADVHFLPYPYSYRCPFGQGDAAGTETGSRFIQRVLEDPESGIVAPAGMIMEVVQGEGGVIPAPDQWVRNIRSLTREHNIPLIIDEVQTGFGRTGRWFAFEHANITPDVLVLSKAIGGSLPLAVVVYDESLDAWLPGAHSGTFRGNQMAMAAGTATIRYIRENRLDAHAASMGERFLSRLAQIKRGTSCIGDVRGRGLMIGVEIVHSGQEPDSLGSHPPHPELARKIQKACMDRRLIVELGGRHGSVVRFLPPLTIQEEQVDQVCQIFADAVESVEKTTATYV; this is encoded by the coding sequence ATGCAACCCAACCACGCATTGGGAAATGACCATTACCTGGCCAATCAAGAACGGAGGGAATCGAATGCCCGTTCCTATCCACGCCGCATTCCGATCGCGATTCGTAAAGCCAACGGGATCCATGTGACGGATGTGGAGGGAAACGTTCATTTCGACTGCTTGTCAGGGGCGGGCACCCTGGCACTGGGTCACAATCATCCAGTCGTAGTTGAAGCCATCCAGCGGGTATTGGCGGATAGCACCCCGTTACATACCCTCGACTTGACCACGCCAGTGAAAGACGAATTCATGGAGGAGCTTCTCTCCTGTTTGCCACCGGCATTTTCCTCCCGGGCAAAAATCCAATTTTGCGGACCATCCGGAGCCGATGCAGTGGAAGCCGCTTTGAAACTGGTAAAAACGGCTACTCAACGCCGTTCTATTCTTTCTTTCCACGGTGCCTACCACGGCATGACCCATGGCGCCTTGGGCTTGACCGGAAATATCGCTCCCAAACAACGGGTGGCCGGCCTGATGGCCGATGTACATTTCCTCCCGTATCCATACAGTTACCGTTGTCCCTTCGGTCAAGGCGATGCTGCGGGTACGGAAACCGGAAGCCGATTCATTCAACGGGTACTGGAGGATCCGGAAAGCGGAATCGTAGCGCCGGCCGGAATGATTATGGAGGTGGTGCAAGGGGAAGGGGGAGTAATTCCCGCACCGGATCAGTGGGTTCGCAATATTCGGTCACTGACCCGGGAACACAACATCCCCCTCATTATCGACGAAGTGCAGACCGGATTCGGTCGAACCGGCAGATGGTTCGCCTTTGAACATGCCAACATCACTCCCGACGTCCTGGTGCTTTCCAAAGCGATCGGCGGCTCCCTCCCCCTGGCGGTGGTCGTCTATGATGAATCGCTGGATGCGTGGTTACCGGGAGCTCATTCCGGGACATTTCGAGGAAACCAGATGGCGATGGCCGCCGGCACCGCCACCATTCGCTACATCCGGGAAAACCGTTTGGACGCTCACGCCGCCAGCATGGGAGAACGTTTCCTATCCCGATTGGCCCAAATCAAGCGGGGAACCTCCTGCATCGGTGACGTACGCGGCCGGGGATTGATGATCGGAGTGGAGATCGTCCATTCGGGGCAGGAACCGGACTCTCTCGGCAGCCATCCTCCCCATCCGGAACTGGCGCGTAAAATCCAAAAAGCATGCATGGACAGACGCCTCATCGTTGAATTAGGCGGACGCCACGGCTCTGTGGTTCGTTTTCTGCCTCCCCTCACGATCCAAGAGGAACAAGTGGATCAGGTCTGTCAGATTTTTGCCGATGCAGTGGAGTCCGTGGAAAAAACAACCGCCACATATGTGTAA
- a CDS encoding alpha/beta hydrolase — translation MPVDPQIKSLLVRIYAHMNHLGHPPLDQLTPEKSRFYFQEGRKFFTQMRIEGVKKWDCRIARPGSRLPIRLYRPHHGERLPILVYFHGGGWVLGDLDSSDEICARLAIDTESLVISVDYRLAPEHKYPAPMLDAVDAVLWARGHAGQWGGDGDRVSVGGESAGANLAAAAAIRLKEMGHTLESQLLITPVTNHAFDTPSYQERGCINLTKERMMWFWNHYLELPVQGLEYYASPLLNREPANLPKSLILTAEWDPLRMRAKLMPSGCPGMG, via the coding sequence ATGCCCGTCGATCCACAGATAAAATCTCTGTTGGTCAGGATTTACGCGCATATGAATCACTTGGGTCATCCTCCGTTGGATCAACTCACTCCGGAGAAGTCACGGTTTTATTTTCAGGAAGGAAGAAAGTTTTTCACACAGATGCGGATCGAAGGAGTAAAGAAGTGGGACTGCCGCATCGCCAGGCCGGGTTCTCGGTTGCCGATCCGCTTGTATCGTCCCCACCATGGAGAACGACTTCCTATATTGGTTTATTTTCACGGCGGGGGGTGGGTCTTAGGGGATCTGGATAGTTCGGACGAGATTTGTGCCCGGTTGGCGATCGATACGGAGAGTCTGGTGATTTCTGTGGATTACCGACTCGCTCCTGAGCATAAATATCCCGCTCCTATGCTCGATGCGGTGGATGCGGTATTGTGGGCGCGAGGGCATGCGGGACAGTGGGGGGGCGACGGTGACCGGGTGAGTGTGGGAGGGGAAAGCGCAGGAGCCAATTTGGCGGCGGCAGCTGCCATCCGTTTGAAGGAGATGGGTCATACTTTGGAAAGCCAACTCCTGATCACGCCGGTGACGAATCACGCTTTTGACACTCCCTCTTATCAGGAGCGGGGATGCATCAATTTGACGAAAGAAAGAATGATGTGGTTCTGGAATCACTACCTGGAACTTCCCGTCCAGGGCTTGGAGTATTACGCATCTCCTCTGTTGAACCGGGAACCTGCCAACCTTCCGAAATCGCTGATTCTGACTGCGGAGTGGGACCCTTTACGGATGAGGGCAAAGCTTATGCCGAGTGGTTGTCCCGGCATGGGGTAA
- a CDS encoding ring-cleaving dioxygenase has protein sequence MSKRSTGIHHITAVVGHPQENLDFYTKVLGLRMVKQTINFDDPGTYHLYFGNESGSPGTIMTTFPWPQSRRGRISGGQVGITPFAVPDGALDFWEGRLKEKNVSVMDGERFGERLLQFDDPHGLRLELVERSGGESNGWSIDGISPENAIKGFGGAVLYSVMPEKTCALLEQGMGLIQTEEEAGWIRFQAAGSIGQVIDVKREAMPLGSMGSGVVHHIAWRAEDEADQQEWMAHLRQAGITPTEVRDRQYFKSIYFREEGGILFEIATDPPGFTRDEEPDRLGESLQLPPWLESEREKIERVLLPIRLPGAKGGER, from the coding sequence ATGTCCAAACGCTCGACCGGAATCCACCACATCACGGCGGTCGTGGGTCATCCTCAGGAAAATCTCGATTTTTATACTAAAGTATTAGGTCTGCGAATGGTAAAACAGACCATCAATTTTGACGACCCGGGTACCTATCATCTGTACTTCGGTAACGAATCAGGAAGCCCCGGTACGATTATGACCACGTTTCCATGGCCGCAGTCGCGCCGGGGACGAATCAGCGGCGGGCAAGTGGGGATCACCCCGTTTGCAGTGCCGGATGGAGCCTTGGATTTTTGGGAGGGACGTCTGAAAGAAAAGAACGTTTCTGTCATGGACGGAGAGCGATTTGGAGAGCGTTTGTTACAGTTCGATGATCCCCATGGACTGCGGCTGGAGTTGGTGGAACGGTCCGGAGGGGAATCCAACGGCTGGTCTATCGACGGTATTTCTCCCGAAAACGCCATCAAAGGCTTCGGCGGTGCGGTTCTTTATTCCGTGATGCCTGAGAAAACATGTGCGTTGCTGGAGCAAGGGATGGGGCTGATCCAAACGGAGGAGGAAGCCGGATGGATCCGGTTTCAGGCCGCAGGTTCCATCGGCCAAGTGATTGATGTGAAACGGGAAGCGATGCCTCTGGGTTCCATGGGTTCCGGTGTGGTGCACCATATCGCCTGGCGGGCGGAGGATGAAGCGGATCAGCAGGAGTGGATGGCCCATCTTCGCCAAGCGGGTATCACCCCGACAGAAGTGAGGGATCGGCAGTATTTCAAATCCATCTATTTCCGGGAAGAGGGAGGCATCCTGTTTGAAATTGCCACGGATCCGCCGGGATTTACCCGGGATGAGGAGCCGGACCGACTGGGTGAATCATTGCAGCTGCCTCCGTGGTTGGAATCGGAACGGGAAAAGATCGAACGGGTCTTGCTCCCCATTCGGCTGCCCGGAGCGAAAGGGGGAGAACGGTGA
- a CDS encoding GNAT family N-acetyltransferase — MSNPSAFDSDLFSTVDFQSGQTIQVRPFSIETDLHLLHGWMRLPHIAPFWQLDVPLEEFRRYLNRSLSNPSRRHYMVHVGKVPVSYAMSYRVHEDEIRHHYPYRETDLGGHFVVGPRSFLTVEAIPPIVRAMLRFIFQKENTDRIVVEPDVRNRIIIPALQKSGFYVYSRVQLPHKKACLMLCERQVFLDESHAEEV; from the coding sequence GTGTCAAATCCATCAGCCTTTGATTCCGATCTTTTTTCAACGGTAGATTTTCAAAGCGGCCAGACTATCCAAGTGCGGCCGTTCTCCATTGAGACCGATCTTCATCTGCTCCATGGGTGGATGCGTTTGCCTCATATTGCACCTTTTTGGCAGCTGGATGTGCCGTTGGAGGAATTTCGTCGTTACTTAAACCGGTCTTTAAGCAATCCGTCCCGCCGTCATTATATGGTTCATGTGGGAAAAGTGCCGGTTAGTTATGCCATGTCCTACCGCGTTCACGAGGATGAGATCCGTCATCATTACCCGTATCGGGAAACGGACCTGGGTGGTCATTTTGTCGTGGGTCCCCGTTCCTTTCTCACGGTGGAGGCGATCCCGCCGATCGTACGGGCCATGCTCCGCTTTATCTTCCAAAAGGAAAACACGGACCGGATCGTGGTGGAACCGGATGTACGGAATCGGATCATTATTCCCGCGTTGCAGAAAAGCGGGTTTTATGTCTACAGCCGGGTGCAGTTGCCCCATAAAAAAGCTTGTCTGATGTTATGTGAACGGCAAGTGTTTTTGGATGAATCCCATGCAGAGGAAGTTTGA
- a CDS encoding pyridoxal phosphate-dependent decarboxylase family protein, with the protein MIQTKLTAESDAWFLNDSPVSQHSYRRAMQTALEVIQAQFANLDKPYSGVPVNRLASLFRGIEICPEEGSDLETVLRHAGDLVLRHSVAVHHPACAAHLHCPPLTPSLAAEAMISAMNQSMDSWDQSPAATLLEETVIRWLCRLFHFGEGDGVFTSGGTQSNFMGLLLARNHYAHTRFGWNVQKEGLPPNGNQMRILCSEAAHFTVEQSAALLGLGKQAVVPVKTDGDYTIDLRDLDRQLRHMRSTGLHPFAIVATAGTTDFGSIDPLSELGDRARQEGIWLHVDAAYGGALAMSQNHSHRLDGIETADSITVDFHKLFYQPISCGAFLVRDSSSFDRIKLHADYLNPEEDEDLGIPNLVAKSIQTTRRFDALKLFISLRTLGKVHFSRMIDHTLEIARETAGMIDSDEKLESINPTPSLNAVVFRYIPDRTPDEDRLTRQNRINREIRQIMLSSGQAVIAQTKVEGAVCLKLTLLNPRTSLSDVHRILDEIKQIGAQLETQRGECESHVKHAGSTSHYAKLL; encoded by the coding sequence GTGATCCAGACCAAGTTGACCGCAGAATCGGATGCATGGTTTTTAAATGATAGTCCAGTTTCCCAGCACAGCTACAGGCGGGCCATGCAAACCGCACTGGAAGTCATCCAAGCACAGTTCGCCAACCTGGACAAGCCTTACAGCGGTGTCCCGGTGAACCGGCTCGCTTCCCTTTTCCGCGGGATCGAAATCTGCCCCGAAGAGGGCTCCGATTTGGAGACGGTGCTGCGACATGCGGGGGACCTGGTTCTCCGTCACTCGGTCGCCGTCCATCATCCCGCTTGCGCCGCCCACCTTCACTGCCCCCCCTTGACCCCTTCACTGGCGGCGGAAGCGATGATCAGCGCCATGAATCAATCCATGGATTCCTGGGATCAAAGTCCCGCCGCTACGTTGTTGGAGGAAACGGTCATCCGGTGGTTATGCCGATTGTTTCACTTCGGTGAGGGTGACGGGGTTTTCACCAGTGGCGGTACCCAATCCAACTTCATGGGGCTGCTGTTGGCCCGAAACCACTATGCACACACCCGCTTCGGGTGGAATGTCCAAAAAGAAGGCCTGCCTCCCAACGGGAATCAGATGCGAATCCTATGCTCGGAAGCGGCTCATTTCACGGTCGAACAATCGGCGGCTTTGCTGGGGTTGGGAAAACAGGCGGTCGTCCCCGTAAAAACCGACGGGGATTATACCATCGATCTTCGAGATCTGGATCGGCAACTGCGACACATGCGATCGACGGGCTTGCATCCTTTTGCCATCGTCGCAACTGCAGGCACCACGGATTTCGGAAGCATCGATCCGCTGTCGGAATTGGGGGACCGCGCCCGCCAGGAAGGAATTTGGCTTCATGTGGATGCCGCCTACGGCGGAGCCCTGGCTATGAGCCAAAATCACAGCCATCGCTTGGACGGAATCGAAACAGCCGATTCCATCACAGTCGATTTTCACAAGCTGTTTTACCAACCCATCAGTTGCGGTGCCTTTCTCGTACGGGATTCTTCTTCTTTCGACCGGATCAAACTGCACGCCGATTATCTGAATCCTGAAGAAGACGAAGATCTGGGCATTCCCAATCTGGTAGCCAAGTCCATCCAAACCACCCGCCGTTTCGACGCGTTAAAACTGTTCATCTCGTTACGGACTCTGGGAAAAGTCCATTTTTCCCGCATGATCGACCACACGCTGGAGATCGCCAGGGAGACCGCCGGCATGATCGATTCCGACGAAAAACTGGAATCGATTAACCCCACCCCCTCCCTCAACGCCGTTGTATTTCGGTATATTCCCGATCGGACCCCGGATGAAGACAGGCTCACCCGCCAAAACCGGATCAATCGCGAAATCAGGCAGATTATGCTCTCCAGCGGCCAAGCGGTTATTGCGCAAACCAAAGTGGAGGGAGCGGTATGTCTGAAGCTCACCCTGTTAAACCCAAGGACATCCTTGTCTGATGTCCACCGCATTCTCGATGAAATCAAACAAATCGGCGCTCAATTGGAAACCCAGAGAGGAGAGTGCGAATCCCATGTCAAACACGCAGGCTCAACAAGCCACTATGCAAAGCTTCTTTAA